CTGCAAGCCCTCTTGGCTGATCTTGAACAGCATACTGTATGTTAAGCCCAACGTGACTTCCATCACCCAAAAGTTCTTTATAAGCGTTTAAATCCCTTGGAGTTGATATTATTAAAATATCTCTTATTCCTGAGAGCATAAGCACTGATAAAGGATAATATATCATTGGCTTATCATAAATTGGAAGTAGCTGTTTTGATGTAGCCATAGTTATAGGATAGAGTCTTGTCCCAGATCCTCCAGCTAAAATTATACCTTTCATTATTAAGTAACCTCCTTGATTTATCTTAATATATGTCTATATATAGTAATTTCGGTATTGCAGAATTATTATACTATATAATTTTTTTATTGTCTAATTTTAATTAAAGCTTCTCATTGTTTCCTCAATACCAGATTTTAAATCATATTCCGGTTTCCACCCACATGCACTGTTTATTTTGTCATAAGACATATAGCTTTCAAAAATATCTCCAGCTCTTTCTCCTATATGAATTATATCCACTTTTTCTCCTTGTACACTGCACATAAGTTCAGCTAAATGATTTATAGTTATCCTTGTATTTGTACATACATTATATATTTCATTATGCAGTGAATTCAAAGCATATAGATTTGCCTTTGCAACATCTTTTACATATACAAAATCTCTTACCTGCTCTCCATTTCCATATATACAAAGTGATTCGCCCTTTAAAAGTTTTTCTGCAAAAATAGAGACAACGCCACCTTCACCACTACTATCTTGTCCTGGACCATATACATTTGAGTACCTTAATACTGTATAATTAATGCCATATAGTTCCTTATAAACACTTAAATAGTGCTCTACAGTATGCTTTGTAATACCATATTGAGATATCATATCAAGGGGATGCTTTTCATCTATTGGTAGATATTTAGGTTCACCAAAAATAGCTGCTGATGCTGGATAAATTACTTTTTTTACTCCATATTTTTTGCACATTTCAAGTATATTTACACTACCCAAAACATTCACCTTAGCATCGTATATTGGATCTTTTACTGAATGTGCCACACTTATTTGAGCAGCATTATGTATTACGATTTCAGGTTTTTCGATTTTGAACGCATCTTCTATACTGCTATCTACTATATCCATTTTATATAATGGAACATTCTTTGGCAGATTACTACCATTACCATGTACCATGTTATCTATAACTGAAACCTTATGACCATCTTCTAACAACATATTAACTACATGTGTTCCTATAAAACCAGCACCGCCAGTTACCAGTATATTCATCTCAATTTTCTCCTTTTTTACATAAAAATTTTATTTTGCTTTCTTTGTTAACTCATCATACAATTGTTTAAAATTAGGATTATCTTTTATTGTAAATAAATACTTCATAAATGGTTTTTTAAGTTCATCTCTTTTAAGCGCATATTCAACAGTAGCTTGTAAAAATCCTAGTTTATCTCCTACGTCATATCTTCTACCTGAAAAAATGTAAGCATACATTGCTTCTGTCTTCATAAGAGTTTTTAGTGCATCTGTAAGTTGAATCTCATCGCCTTTACCTGGTTTAGTATTGTCTAGTATATCAAATATAGCTGGAGTTATTATATATCTTCCAAGTATAGCTAAATCAGAAGGTGCTTCTTCTTGTTTTGGTTTTTCTACCAAATCCTTTACCTTATAAACACCATCTTCTATATGCATGCCATTTACTATACCATATTTTGACACTTCTGAATTTGGTACTCTTTGAACTCCTAATATAGAAGTTTTATATTCATTGTAACAATTTATAAGCTGCTTTAAGCATGGTACTTTAGCATTTACTACGTCATCACCCAACAAAACCGCAAATGGCTCATTACCAACAAATGTCCTAGCACAATTAATTGCATGACCAAGACCTCTTGGTTCCTTCTGACGTATGTAGTATATATTAGCCAAATTAGATATGTCTTTTACAATCTTAAGAAGTTCTTTTTTATTATGGCTTTCAAGTTCACTTTCGAGTTCAAATGACTTATCAAAATGATCCTCTATTGCTCTTTTATTTCTTCCAGTAATTACGAGTATTTCTTCTATTCCTGATTGTACTGCTTCCTCAATTATATATTGTATTGTTGGCTTATCCACTATTGGAAGCATTTCCTTAGGCTGTGCCTTCGTTGCTGGTAAAAATCTTGTTCCTAACCCCGCTGCTGGTATTATAGCTTTTTTGACTCTCATTGTTGAAAAACTCCTCTCTCTTGCTACCACGACTAAAATATCACCTCGAATTTTATTATTGAAGTCTAATTGAATATTAACCTAGTTTACATTATACTACTTTTCTAGAGAATTGCCTAACTTTAAAACAATTTCATCTTCAGGATTCAACTTTTTTGCTATTTCATAATGTAATTTTGCCTGGGTTAGGTCACCTTTATTCATATAGCATATAATGAGATTTGTACATATCTCTATAGATTTAGTTACATCAAAAGCTTTTCTTAAATAATTTATTGCATTATCCATATCTCCCAAAGCTGCGTAATTTATGCCAAGTTCATTAAATACCTCTACAACATTACTATCAAGCGCCATAGATTCATTAAGATAATAAATAGCTTTTTCATAATTGGCAAGCATTCTATAAGTTACCCCTATGTAATATAAAAGCACTGCATCATCTTGAAATTCATCTAAAAGCTTTATAAATATTTTTAAAGCTTCCTTAGGATCTTGACTCATTACTTCCTTTGCTTTTTCATAATTTTTTATATCCTGCAAAGAATGTTTTAATGCTTTTGTGGTTTCATTTTCCTCTCCACCATTTTGGATATAGGTATTTATAGCTAACCAAGCACCTTCATAATCTTTATTTTCATTCTTTATTATTGCCTCATAGAAATATGGCTTTATGTATCCTTCAAGATTTTTAGCCCTATCTATCACTTTGAGCTCTTCCTCTTGAAATTCTGCTTTTTTCTCTCTTATAGCTTCACTTATCATCATAATTTTTTCATAATTTTCTTCATTCGGTTCTATAGTAATAAGACCTTTTAGTAATATATACGCCTCTTCATAATTGTTTTCTTTAACCTCGTCATAAATAATTTCTTTTATATATTGTGTTGTCATTTCTGAATTTTTATTCATAAGTTCGCTGTATATATCATTATACTTGAAGTTTTCATCTCCACCCAATACATAAAACATGCCTTCCACAAAAAATGATAGTGGTATGTTTTCAAACTTACTTCCTGCCTTAACTTTGTCTATAAGTCTTTTAGATCTTATAGGTGCATATATATTCTCTCTTACTTTTACATTAAAAATAGAATCAATACTTTCTTTTTTTAACTCAAGAAAAATTAATTTTGATACCTTGTCTTTAAATTCTTGTTGTATACTCATATTTTCACCACCACTTAAGCATGAAAATGGAAGGCAATATCACCTTCCACTTCATTAATTAGATAATTTTATTATTTACAAGCCTCGTTTATAATATCCATAACATCTTTATTGAATTTATCCATTTTGGCTTCAGAATCATTTTTATCTTTGCCTGCTACTGCTAGATATACTTTCATTTTAGGCTCAGTTCCAGATGGTCTTACTACAAACCAAGAGCCATCTTCTAAAATAAATCTAAGTACATTAGACTTAGGAAGTTCAATTTTCTTTTCTTCATTTTTAGGTACATCTTTTTCTATACTAGTTTTGTAATCAAACTTTTTAACTATCTTTACCCCTGCTACATCATCTGCCATATTTTCTCTTAGATAGTTAAGTGCCTTTTGTATTTTTTCTTGACCTTCTTTACCTTGAAGCTCTATTGATACCAGTTTTTCATTATAATATCCATATTTCTCATACAATGCATTAAGTGCATCATCTAGACTTAAACCTTTTTTCTTATAATACAGTGCCATTTCGCATACTAAAGTAGCTGCAACAACAGCATCTTTGTCTCTTACAAAAGTACCTGCTAAGCATCCATAGCTTTCCTCAAAACCAAATAGATAAGTATTAGATTTAGTTTTTTCAAACTCTTTAATCTTTTCTCCTATATACTTGAAACCAGTTAAAACATCTATAAGTTCCATGCCGTAATCTTCTGTAATCTTACGTGTCATTTCAGAAGTTACTATAGTTTTTATTACTGCTCCATTGTCTGGAAGTTTTCCCGTATCTTTAAGAGAAGAAATTATATAATGTGTTAAAAGTACTCCCGTTTGATTTCCTGTAAGTACTTTATACTCTCCACTCTTATCTTTAGCAAGCACACCTATTCTATCGCAATCAGGATCAGTTCCAAATATAACATCTGGTTCAACTTCTCTAGCTAAGTTTAAAGCTATATTAAATACTGATGGCTGCTCTGGATTAGGATATGGTGCAGTTGGAAAATTACCATCTGGCTCTTCTTGTTCTTTAACTACTGATAAATTTTCATATCCAAGTTCCTTTAAGACTCTTCTAACTGGAATATTTCCAGATCCATGTATAGGAGTATATATTATTTTTAAGTCTTTAGCACTTTTTTCTACCATATCTTTTCTTATAGTAAGATCTTTAACCTTATCTATGTAAACCTTATCTACTTCTTCACCTATTATATTAAGAATACCCTCTGCCTCTGCCTTCTTTACATCTATAAGTTTAACACCTGAAAAATCATCTGTTTTTTCTATGCACTCTAAAACTTCTGCTGCCGCTTTGTCTGTAAGTTGATTTCCGTCCTCATTATAAACTTTATATCCATTATACTCTTTTGGATTGTGTGAAGCTGTAATTACAATTCCTGCTTTACAATTTAAATGTCTTACAGTAAATGAAAGCATAGGTGTAGGTCTAAGTGACTCAAATAAATAAGTTTTTACACCATTTGCACACAGAACACTAGCTGCTCTCTCAGCAAACTCTCTTGACATTATTCTTGAATCGTGAGCTATAGCTATAGATGCATCTTTGTAGTTTTTAGTAAGATAATCACTAAGTCCTTGAGTTGCTTTACCAACAGTATATATATTCATTCTATTACTTCCTGCTGCAATAACACCTCTAAGTCCACCCGTTCCAAATTCCAGGTCTTTGTAAAATCTATCTTCTATTTCCTTTTCATCCTTTATTGCTTCTAATTCCTTTTTAGTTTCAGCATCTACATATTCTGAAGCTAACCATGATTTAAATTTTTCCTTGTATGACAAATACAACACCCCCTAAAATTTTGGCTATAGATATTATACTATAAAACAAAGGAAATTAAAACTTAACTTACTGTTTAAATGTAAACTTAATATTAATTCCCATAGTATAATTTTAATTATAATGAAATAAATTATATTATTGTCCATAAAATTCAAACATATACATGCAAAATATTAAACCTACAATATTAATATCACCATAATATATTCTTAATATGTAATTTTAGAATTTATTATTGCATTTAAAACCATACTAAACTATAATTATTATGTTTTTAAACAAGCATAAATTTACATTAATTTAATATTAAGAAAGAGGGTGCCTAGCAGGTTGTATAAATTAAATCAAAATGAAACACCACTTTACAATGCTTTAATGGAATATGTAGACAGAGATACTATTCCATTTCATGTACCAGGTCATAAGAAAGGTAATGGAATTGACGAGGAATTTAAAAATTTCATTGGTGAGAATCCCTTTAAAATTGACGTAACTGTATTTAAATTAGTAGATAGTTTACATCATCCTACAGGTCCTATAAAAAAAGCTCAAGAATTAGCGGCTGATGCTTATGGCTCAAAAGCTGCTTTTTACTCTGTAAATGGAACCTCTGGTGCTATACAAGGTATGATTTTATCTGTAGTAGGTGATGGAGATAAAATTATTGTTCCTAGAAATGTTCATAAATCTGTAACCGCTGGAATCATATTAAGTGGCGCTGTACCTGTATACATGCAGCCAGAAGTTGATAAAAAAGTTGGAATAGCCCATGGTGTTGCACCAAAAACCGTAGAAGAAACTCTCAAGAAAAATCCTGATGCAAAAGCTGTACTTATTATAAATCCTACATATTACGGAGTATCTACAGATATAAAAGAAATAGCTGATATAGTACACAGCTATGATATGCCGCTTATTGTAGATGAGGCTCACGGACCTCATTTAAGCTTTAACGATAGACTTCCTATGTCTGCATTAAATGCTGGTGCCGATATGTGTGCTCAAAGTACTCATAAAATAATAGGAGCTCTTACTCAAATGTCTTTACTTCATGTGAATTCAGATAGAATAGATATAAATAGAGTACAACAAATAATGAACTTACTCCAAACTACCTCACCATCTTATATTCTTATGGCTTCCATGGACTGTGCTAGAAGACAAATAGCTCTTCATGGAAAAGAACTTTTAGATAGTACAATTGATTTATGCAATTATGCGAGGCGTGAAATAAATAAAATTGAAGGCTTTTACTGTTTTGGTGAAGAAGTTCTTGGCAGACCAGGCTCTTATGCTTTTGATCCAACCAAACTTACTATAACTTGTACAGATTTAGGTATAACAGGTTATGATCTTGATATGCTTTTAGCTAATGACTACCATATTCAAGTAGAACTTTCTGATTTATATAATGTACTTGCTGTAGGTTCTTTTGGTGACACCAAGGAAAATATTGATGCTTTAATTAACGCTTTAAAACAAATAAGCAAAAGTATTTCTTCAACTGATAAAAAGAAAAAGACTTCCTTTAAGGATATTCCTGCTGTTCCTAAAAGAATACTTTCTCCTAGAGAAGCTTTTAATGGAGAAAAAGAATCCATACTAATTAAAGACAGCGTAGGAAAAACAAGTGGAGAATTTTTAATGGCTTACCCACCAGGTATCCCCATATTATGTCCAGGTGAAATTATAACCCAGGAAATAGTACACTATGTTAATGACTTAAAGGTTGCTGGTTTATATGTACAAGGAACAGAAGACCCAGAAGTCAATTATA
The Clostridium felsineum DSM 794 DNA segment above includes these coding regions:
- a CDS encoding NAD-dependent epimerase/dehydratase family protein, with the translated sequence MNILVTGGAGFIGTHVVNMLLEDGHKVSVIDNMVHGNGSNLPKNVPLYKMDIVDSSIEDAFKIEKPEIVIHNAAQISVAHSVKDPIYDAKVNVLGSVNILEMCKKYGVKKVIYPASAAIFGEPKYLPIDEKHPLDMISQYGITKHTVEHYLSVYKELYGINYTVLRYSNVYGPGQDSSGEGGVVSIFAEKLLKGESLCIYGNGEQVRDFVYVKDVAKANLYALNSLHNEIYNVCTNTRITINHLAELMCSVQGEKVDIIHIGERAGDIFESYMSYDKINSACGWKPEYDLKSGIEETMRSFN
- a CDS encoding aminotransferase class I/II-fold pyridoxal phosphate-dependent enzyme, with the translated sequence MYKLNQNETPLYNALMEYVDRDTIPFHVPGHKKGNGIDEEFKNFIGENPFKIDVTVFKLVDSLHHPTGPIKKAQELAADAYGSKAAFYSVNGTSGAIQGMILSVVGDGDKIIVPRNVHKSVTAGIILSGAVPVYMQPEVDKKVGIAHGVAPKTVEETLKKNPDAKAVLIINPTYYGVSTDIKEIADIVHSYDMPLIVDEAHGPHLSFNDRLPMSALNAGADMCAQSTHKIIGALTQMSLLHVNSDRIDINRVQQIMNLLQTTSPSYILMASMDCARRQIALHGKELLDSTIDLCNYARREINKIEGFYCFGEEVLGRPGSYAFDPTKLTITCTDLGITGYDLDMLLANDYHIQVELSDLYNVLAVGSFGDTKENIDALINALKQISKSISSTDKKKKTSFKDIPAVPKRILSPREAFNGEKESILIKDSVGKTSGEFLMAYPPGIPILCPGEIITQEIVHYVNDLKVAGLYVQGTEDPEVNYIKVLK
- the galU gene encoding UTP--glucose-1-phosphate uridylyltransferase GalU; this encodes MRVKKAIIPAAGLGTRFLPATKAQPKEMLPIVDKPTIQYIIEEAVQSGIEEILVITGRNKRAIEDHFDKSFELESELESHNKKELLKIVKDISNLANIYYIRQKEPRGLGHAINCARTFVGNEPFAVLLGDDVVNAKVPCLKQLINCYNEYKTSILGVQRVPNSEVSKYGIVNGMHIEDGVYKVKDLVEKPKQEEAPSDLAILGRYIITPAIFDILDNTKPGKGDEIQLTDALKTLMKTEAMYAYIFSGRRYDVGDKLGFLQATVEYALKRDELKKPFMKYLFTIKDNPNFKQLYDELTKKAK
- a CDS encoding tetratricopeptide repeat protein, coding for MSIQQEFKDKVSKLIFLELKKESIDSIFNVKVRENIYAPIRSKRLIDKVKAGSKFENIPLSFFVEGMFYVLGGDENFKYNDIYSELMNKNSEMTTQYIKEIIYDEVKENNYEEAYILLKGLITIEPNEENYEKIMMISEAIREKKAEFQEEELKVIDRAKNLEGYIKPYFYEAIIKNENKDYEGAWLAINTYIQNGGEENETTKALKHSLQDIKNYEKAKEVMSQDPKEALKIFIKLLDEFQDDAVLLYYIGVTYRMLANYEKAIYYLNESMALDSNVVEVFNELGINYAALGDMDNAINYLRKAFDVTKSIEICTNLIICYMNKGDLTQAKLHYEIAKKLNPEDEIVLKLGNSLEK
- a CDS encoding phospho-sugar mutase, yielding MSYKEKFKSWLASEYVDAETKKELEAIKDEKEIEDRFYKDLEFGTGGLRGVIAAGSNRMNIYTVGKATQGLSDYLTKNYKDASIAIAHDSRIMSREFAERAASVLCANGVKTYLFESLRPTPMLSFTVRHLNCKAGIVITASHNPKEYNGYKVYNEDGNQLTDKAAAEVLECIEKTDDFSGVKLIDVKKAEAEGILNIIGEEVDKVYIDKVKDLTIRKDMVEKSAKDLKIIYTPIHGSGNIPVRRVLKELGYENLSVVKEQEEPDGNFPTAPYPNPEQPSVFNIALNLAREVEPDVIFGTDPDCDRIGVLAKDKSGEYKVLTGNQTGVLLTHYIISSLKDTGKLPDNGAVIKTIVTSEMTRKITEDYGMELIDVLTGFKYIGEKIKEFEKTKSNTYLFGFEESYGCLAGTFVRDKDAVVAATLVCEMALYYKKKGLSLDDALNALYEKYGYYNEKLVSIELQGKEGQEKIQKALNYLRENMADDVAGVKIVKKFDYKTSIEKDVPKNEEKKIELPKSNVLRFILEDGSWFVVRPSGTEPKMKVYLAVAGKDKNDSEAKMDKFNKDVMDIINEACK